Proteins co-encoded in one Ammospiza caudacuta isolate bAmmCau1 chromosome 16, bAmmCau1.pri, whole genome shotgun sequence genomic window:
- the LOC131564725 gene encoding protocadherin beta-15-like — MALARQVLCVCALLGLPLAGAEPIRYSVAEEAESGSLVGELAEDAGLTPAQLSARRARLVSEDGRQHFRLERASGRLVVAGRLDREQLCAQSDTCMLPFELLLSNPLQFFRVEVDLEDINDHSPLFPNDRVTFKIPETSEPGSRFPLQVAQDLDIGSNTVQDYSISPANEYFTVSSGTGISGKKYLELVLEKPLDREEQAEMSFSVIAKDGGFPCRSGNTEVKIVILDVNDNAPIFTQEVYIVKILENIPEGSVVLTVLASDPDEGENGDISYQLNEAVGQSDSAFVIDPITGGIKITKTLDFEAAHTHELSVRATDGGGLSAICKVLVEVVDVNDNAPELVVSSFSSPLPENTVPGTVVALFTVRDRDSGANGKISCALQDQLFFSLRPAYKNYYELVTVSALDREETPQYILSVTAADAGSPPLTSTHTFTVDISDVNDNAPVFNQTSYTMYVRENNVPTVFVGAVSAADADVGLNAKVSYSLAAEQGPERAWCSCISVNSEKGHVFVLRPLDYERLKQTEVTVSASDAGSPPLRANITVRLVVLDENDNAPLVLYPAQESGPASSELVPVSAEAGYLISKVVAVDADSGQNSWLSYHLLRATDPGLFSVGLQSGEVRLRRPVTERDSVKQKLVVLVRDNGKPPLSATAALSALLLKDFSDVRLPHSSPASEDQAAASLTTYLIIALVFVSLLFLISTAVLLARKVCRRKELKAGPVLYAADTLQSGLADAAAAGTLPRAYCYEISLTTGSGNSEFRFLKPILPSLPPQHCAVGQGPDEEQDFPGVPVSSEDMAPDNAGTLSAGQFNALSFD; from the coding sequence atGGCACTCGCAAGGCAAgtgctttgtgtgtgtgctttgctGGGGCTGCCGCTCGCTGGCGCCGAGCCCATCCGCTACTCCGTAGCCGAGGAGGCGGAAAGCGGCTCCCTGGTGGGCGAGCTGGCCGAGGACGCGGGGCTGACGCCGGCGCAGCTCTCGGCTCGCCGCGCCCGCCTGGTCTCGGAGGACGGCCGCCAGCATTTTCGCTTGGAGCGCGCCTCCGGCCGCCTCGTCGTGGCGGGGAGGCTGGACCGGGAGCAGCTGTGCGCCCAGTCCGACACCTGCATGCTCCCCTtcgagctgctgctctccaacCCCCTGCAGTTCTTTCGGGTCGAGGTAGATCTGGAGGATATCAATGACCATTCTCCCCTATTTCCTAATGATAGAGTGACTTTTAAGATCCCAGAGACAAGTGAGCCAGGTTCACGTTTCCCACTTCAGGTTGCTCAGGACCTCGATATAGGCAGCAACACTGTCCAGGACTACAGCATTTCTCCTGCGAACGAGTACTTTACTGTGTCCTCTGGGACTGGAATTTCAGGCAAGAAGTATCTTGAATTGGTCTTGGAAAAGCCACTAGacagagaggagcaggcagagatgagtTTCAGTGTAATTGCCAAGGATGGGGGCTTTCCATGCAGGAGCGGCAACACTGAAGTGAAAATTGTCATTCTAGATGTAAATGACAATGCGCCCATATTCACACAAGAGGTGTACATTGTGAAAATTTTAGAAAACATTCCAGAAGGCTCTGTGGTTCTGACTGTGCTGGCAAGTGATCCAGATGAAGGAGAAAATGGGGACATATCGTATCAACTTAATGAAGCAGTGGGTCAGAGCGATTCTGCATTTGTGATTGATCCCATAACTGGTGgaattaaaatcacaaaaacTTTGGACTTTGAGGCAGCACATACACACGAGCTCAGTGTGAGGGCCACAGATGGTGGGGGCCTTTCTGCAATCTGCAAGGTGTTGGTGGAGGTGGTGGATGTGAATGACAATGCCCCAGAGCTGGTGGTCAGTTCCTTCAGCAGTCCCCTCCCCGAGAACACAGTGCCCGGCACGGTGGTTGCCCTGTTTACGGTCAGGGACCGGGATTCTGGTGCCAACGGGAAGatctcctgtgccctgcaggatcagctcTTCTTCTCCCTGCGGCCAGCCTACAAGAATTACTATGAGCTGGTGACAGTGAGCGCGCTGGACCGCGAGGAGACGCCTCAGTACATCCTCAGTGTGACGGCAGCAGATGCGGGCTCGCCTCCTCTCACCAGCACGCACACCTTCACCGTGGACATCTCCGACGTCAATGACAATGCCCCCGTCTTCAACCAGACCTCCTACACCATGTACGTGCGTGAGAACAACGTGCCCACAGTGTTTGTGGGAGCCGTGAGCGCTGCAGATGCTGACGTGGGGCTGAATGCCAAGGTGAGCTATTCgctggcagcagagcaagggCCAGAGCGGGCCTGGTGCTCCTGCATCTCGGTGAACTCGGAGAAGGGACACGTGTTTGTGCTGCGGCCCCTGGACTACGAGCGCTTGAAGCAGACCGAGGTGACGGTCAGTGCCTCTGACGCGGGCTCTCCTCCGCTGAGAGCCAACATCACCGTGCGCCTGGTGGTGCTGGACGAGAACGACAACGCCCCGCTGGTGCTCTACCCGGCTCAGGAGAGCGGCCCGGCCTCCAGTGAGCTGGTGCCCGTGTCGGCTGAGGCGGGCTACCTCATCAGCAAAGTGGTGGCTGTCGATGCCGACTCGGGACAGAACTCGTGGCTCTCCTACCACCTGCTCAGGGCCACCGACCCAGGCCTGTTTTCCGTGGGCCTGCAAAGCGGCGAGGTGCGTCTCAGGAGGCCGGTGACAGAGAGAGACAGCGTCAAGCAGAAGCTGGTGGTGCTGGTCAGAGACAACGGCaagcccccgctgtcagccaCGGCAGCTCTCAGCGCTCTCCTGCTCAAGGACTTCTCCGACGTGCGCCTGCCGCACAGCAGCCCGGCCAGCGAGGATCAGGCCGCCGCCTCCCTGACCACCTATTTAATCATTGCCTTGGTCTttgtctccctcctcttcctcatctccacggcagtgctgctggctcgCAAGGtgtgcaggaggaaggagctgaaggcTGGCCCTGTGCTCTATGCTGCCGACACCTTGCAGAGCGGCCTGGCCGATGCAGCCGCTGCAGGGACCCTGCCCCGCGCCTATTGCTACGAGATCAGCCTCACCACGGGCTCGGGCAACAGCGAGTTCAGATTCCTCAAGCccatcctgcccagcctgcccccACAGCACTGCGCCGTGGGCCAGGGCCCCGATGAGGAACAGGATTTCCCCGGTGTCCCTGTCAGCAGCGAGGACATGGCCCCAGACAATGCTGGCACTCTCTCTGCAGGACAATTCAACGCTCTTTCCTTTGACTAG
- the LOC131564685 gene encoding protocadherin beta-15-like produces the protein MALARQVLCVCALLGLPLAGAEPIRYSVAEEAESGSLVGELAEDAGLTPAQLSARRARLVSEDGRQHFRLERASGRLVVAGRLDREQLCAQSDTCMLPFELLLSDPLQFFRVEVTVKDINDHSPVFPEERVTFEITEKSDPGSRFPLEAAQDLDIGTNTVQEYIITPENDYFRVSYESQITGKKYLELVLEKSLDREEQAEMGFSLIAMDRGSPPRSGTTQVKIVILDVNDNAPIFTQEEYIGQILENTPEGSVVLTVLATDPDAGVNGDISYQLSQAVGQSDSGFVIDPITGEIKLTKPLDFEAAEVHELIVKARDGGGLSAICKVLVEVVDVNDNAPELVVSSFSSPLPENTVPGTVVALFTVRDRDSGANGKISCALQDQLFFSLRPAYKNYYELVTVSALDREETPQYILSVTAADAGSPPLTSTHTFTVDISDVNDNAPVFNQTSYTMYVRENNVPTVFVGAVSAADADVGLNAKVSYSLAAEQGPERAWCSCISVNSEKGHVFVLRPLDYERLRQTEVTVSASDAGSPPLRANVTVRLVVLDENDNAPLVLYPAQESGPASSELVPVSAEAGYLISKVVAVDADSGQNSWLSYHLLRATDPGLFSVGLQSGEVRLRRPVTERDSVKQKLVVLVRDNGKPPLSATAALSALLLKDFSDVRLPHSSPASEDQAAASLTTYLIIALVFVSLLFLISTAVLLARKVCRRKELKAGPVLYAADTLQSGLADAAAAGTLPRAYCYEISLTTGSGNSEFRFLKPILPSLPPQHCAVGQGPGEEQDFPGVPVSSEDMAPDNAGTLSSGQFNALSFD, from the coding sequence atGGCGCTCGCAAGGCAAgtgctttgtgtgtgtgctttgctGGGGCTGCCGCTCGCTGGCGCCGAGCCCATCCGCTACTCCGTAGCCGAGGAGGCGGAAAGCGGCTCCCTGGTGGGCGAGCTGGCCGAGGACGCGGGGCTGACGCCGGCGCAGCTCTCGGCTCGCCGCGCCCGCCTGGTCTCGGAGGACGGCCGCCAGCATTTTCGCTTGGAGCGCGCCTCCGGCCGCCTCGTCGTGGCGGGGAGGCTGGACCGGGAGCAGCTGTGCGCCCAGTCCGACACCTGCATGCTCCCCTTCGAGCTGCTGCTCTCCGACCCCCTGCAGTTCTTTCGGGTCGAGGTGACTGTGAAAGATATCAATGACCATTCACCCGTCTTCCCCGAGGAACGAGTCACTTTTGAAATCACTGAAAAGAGTGATCCCGGTTCACGTTTCCCACTGGAGGCTGCTCAGGACCTCGATATTGGCACCAACACAGTCCAGGAGTACATCATTACTCCCGAGAATGATTATTTTAGAGTCTCTTACGAAAGTCAGATCACAGGCAAGAAATATCTGGAACTAGTACTGGAAAAGTCACTAGacagagaggagcaggcagagatgggTTTCAGTCTTATTGCCATGGATAGGGGCTCCCCTCCCAGAAGTGGGACCACCCAAGTCAAAATTGTCATTCTAGATGTAAATGACAATGCTCCCATCTTCACACAGGAGGAGTACATAGGGCAGATTTTGGAGAACACACCAGAGGGCTCTGTGGTACTGACTGTTTTGGCAACTGATCCAGATGCAGGAGTTAATGGAGACATTTCCTATCAACTCAGTCAAGCAGTGGGACAGAGTGACTCAGGATTTGTGATTGATCCCATAACTGGGGAAATTAAACTCACAAAACCTTTGGACTTTGAAGCAGCCGAAGTGCATGAGCTGATTGTGAAGGCAAGAGATGGTGGAGGGCTGTCAGCAATCTGCAAGGTGTTGGTGGAGGTGGTGGATGTGAATGACAATGCCCCAGAGCTGGTGGTCAGTTCCTTCAGCAGTCCCCTCCCCGAGAACACAGTGCCCGGCACGGTGGTTGCCCTGTTTACGGTCAGGGACCGGGATTCTGGTGCCAACGGGAAGatctcctgtgccctgcaggatcagctcTTCTTCTCCCTGCGGCCAGCCTACAAGAATTACTATGAGCTGGTGACAGTGAGCGCGCTGGACCGCGAGGAGACGCCTCAGTACATCCTCAGTGTGACGGCAGCAGATGCGGGCTCGCCTCCTCTCACCAGCACGCACACCTTCACCGTGGACATCTCCGACGTCAATGACAATGCCCCCGTCTTCAACCAGACCTCCTACACCATGTACGTGCGTGAGAACAACGTGCCCACGGTGTTTGTGGGAGCCGTGAGCGCTGCAGATGCTGACGTGGGGCTGAATGCCAAGGTGAGCTattccctggcagcagagcaagggCCAGAGCGGGCCTGGTGCTCCTGCATCTCGGTGAACTCGGAGAAGGGACACGTGTTTGTGCTGCGGCCCCTGGACTACGAGCGCTTGAGGCAGACCGAGGTGACGGTCAGTGCCTCTGACGCGGGCTCTCCTCCGCTGAGAGCCAACGTCACCGTGCGCCTGGTGGTGCTGGACGAGAACGATAACGCCCCGCTGGTGCTCTACCCGGCCCAGGAGAGTGGCCCGGCCTCCAGTGAGCTGGTGCCCGTGTCGGCTGAGGCGGGCTACCTCATCAGCAAAGTGGTGGCCGTTGATGCCGACTCGGGACAGAACTCGTGGCTCTCCTACCACCTGCTCAGGGCCACCGACCCAGGCCTGTTTTCCGTGGGCCTGCAAAGCGGCGAGGTGCGTCTCAGGAGGCCGGTGACAGAGAGAGACAGCGTCAAGCAGAAGCTGGTGGTGCTGGTCAGAGACAACGGCaagcccccgctgtcagccaCGGCAGCTCTCAGCGCTCTCCTGCTCAAGGACTTCTCCGACGTGCGCCTGCCGCACAGCAGCCCGGCCAGCGAGGATCAGGCCGCCGCCTCCCTGACCACCTATTTAATCATTGCCTTGGTCTttgtctccctcctcttcctcatctccacggcagtgctgctggctcgCAAGGtgtgcaggaggaaggagctgaaggcTGGCCCTGTGCTCTATGCTGCCGACACCTTGCAGAGCGGCCTGGCCGATGCAGCCGCTGCAGGGACCCTGCCCCGCGCCTATTGCTACGAGATCAGCCTCACCACGGGCTCGGGCAACAGCGAGTTCAGATTCCTCAAGCCCATCCTGCCCAGCCTACCCCCACAGCACTGCGCCGTGGGCCAGGGCCCCGGTGAGGAACAGGATTTCCCCGGTGTCCCTGTCAGCAGTGAGGACATGGCCCCAGACAATGCTGGCACTCTCTCTTCAGGACAGTTCAACGCTCTTTCCTTTGACTAG